The Aerosakkonema funiforme FACHB-1375 genome includes the window AGATCGATGTACATGGAGAAGACGTTGCAGCATTATTACCCGACCATCAGGTAAGGGAAGTAAATCCTGATTCAAGCCTTGATAATAGAATCAATTCAGATATTGGGAAGTTACTCAATCGACCGCAAAGTGCTTTATCGCGAGCAACGATCCGAGACACAATTCGCTGTCTCACTGATTCAAAACGTTTGGAAGCAATTCTTGTGAGAGCTGCTGGTGGAGAAACCTTATTAAGCAACGTACAAGATAAAGAATCTATCCTGAAACGTTTTGGATTGCTTTTATTAGGGGTTAGGGCTCATGTGATTGGAGATACTTGGGCTCACCAAGATTGGTGTGCTGTTGATAATGTTATAAACACTTACTGGGACATTGACAATTCCTGGTACAACAATCTGACTTGGCAAAATATTGAGTATCAAGATATTGGTCAGGACTGGAAAAAAATCAAGCTTTCTTCTATGTCTCACGAAAATTTGCAAGCAGCTCCAAATGTACCCCCTTGTTATGTAGGACATGGATGGATGGGACATTTTCCTGATTACAGTTTCGTTAAATATCGCTATAAACCCTGCTGGAGTCCAAAAAGCGCACAAGCATTAGAGCGTGATAATCCTACGGAATACAATTATGCGTTTCTGGAGTTATGTAGCTTATTTTCTCAAGCAAATGGCAGTAAGTTTCAGCCCGAACATGAAAAAAGTAAACTAGCCGCCGCACAAAAGGCAATTTCTTCACCAGTAGAGATTGCAGATAAAAATAATTGCCCCCGCGTCTACTCTGCTAATCAATGGAGAGAAGAAATGGATAAGTTGCAGATTGAAGCCCCCATCGATCTAATCGATGCTAAAAAAGAACCTGATGAAAAAACAGTGTTGAGCGGTCAGATTGACTATAACCCACACTCACTCGATCCTTTGGGAAAAACTCGCTACGGTACGTTCTACATTAACCTTTATAGCGATCTGTATCTTTTCCAAATTGCAGCCGACTACCAATTCCATTTTGTGAAAAATTGGACTAAAACTCATAAAATAGGAACCAGTGATTTGTTTGAAGATAGCTGGTCTATACAGCTAGGACCTCTGAGCGATCGAATTTCGGAGATTTTGGTTTAACCGATATTCCGCACCATCAACTATCACGCAGATAGTTGATGGTGCGAAACGAATTTTTCTATCCAACGATCGTCAAATAATAATTCATAAATGCGGTTACTGACTTGGAGATAATCCCCTTGCTTGACTACTAACCCTGACATGAGCAATTCCCGTTTCTGCTGAATTATCAACCGCTGCAACTTGTCCTTGATGTAAAATCTCTCGGTAAAGTTTTAGCAGTTCGATCGCACGCTGTTTATCGTTCAAAATCCGCTCGCCTATCGTCCGCAAATGCTCTGCTTGGTCTTGAGATTCCCAATTTTCGATAATTTGCGATCGCCCAAGGCAGCGTTTCTTTCAAGTACCTCT containing:
- a CDS encoding DUF6765 family protein gives rise to the protein MDQDFHYYGTYYAARIGGNYSQEDANVIAKASNFIDFLSNEKYAGYWHIVSNTAKSSDQNYDVVAKVDYPRYTFQGTLSTGASGSSGLWSSFHFPPGNYSDPPNTPSKIDVHGEDVAALLPDHQVREVNPDSSLDNRINSDIGKLLNRPQSALSRATIRDTIRCLTDSKRLEAILVRAAGGETLLSNVQDKESILKRFGLLLLGVRAHVIGDTWAHQDWCAVDNVINTYWDIDNSWYNNLTWQNIEYQDIGQDWKKIKLSSMSHENLQAAPNVPPCYVGHGWMGHFPDYSFVKYRYKPCWSPKSAQALERDNPTEYNYAFLELCSLFSQANGSKFQPEHEKSKLAAAQKAISSPVEIADKNNCPRVYSANQWREEMDKLQIEAPIDLIDAKKEPDEKTVLSGQIDYNPHSLDPLGKTRYGTFYINLYSDLYLFQIAADYQFHFVKNWTKTHKIGTSDLFEDSWSIQLGPLSDRISEILV